The Streptomyces armeniacus genomic interval GGGCACCGTAAACCACCTGTTCGACGGTGGCTGGCTGCAACTGGCCGCCTTCGGAAACCACGAGGAGAGCGGCAACCCCCTCACGAGCGTCACGCTCAGCCTCGCCCCCGACGCCTTCCCGGACCTGCCGGATGACCCGGACAAGGTGTTCGCGGAGGTGATCCGGAACTACCCGGACATCGAGCGGCAGTTCCAGGATGCCACCCCGGTGCGCCCGTGGACGGCGGCAGGGCAGTGGCAGCGCACGGCCGGCCGCACATACGGTACGGGCTGGTTCCTGCTGGGGCGCTCCGCGGTACGCAACGACATGTTTCTCGCGCGTGACATCACGATGGGCATGGAATCCGTGTGCGCGCTGGCCGCCGCCTTGGTGGCAGCGGTACGCGAGGACGACTTCAGCCCGGAGAGGTTCGCCCGTATCGCGGAGTTCCAGCAGGAACTGTCGCGCTGGAATGACGCTTTGCTGCACGCGGCGCGTACCGCGTGCACTGATTTCCGGCTGTGGAATGCGTACTGCCGGATCTGGCTGGTGTGGCAGCAGATCGCGCATCTCGCGCTGCGCCGGGCAAGGGCGGAGGGCGAGGCGTCCGAAGGGCGCGACTGGTCGGCTGTGGAGAAATACGAGCTGGGCGGGATGTGGTTCGATGCGCCGTCCGGGCTCCGCGACATCATCAGCGACTCGTTGCGGATCATCGATTCCGTACGGACCGGTCGTGTCACGCCCGCGACCGCCGCGGACCAGATATTCGGCAAGCTGCGCGAGGCGCCGTTCATTCCGCCGCTGAAGATTCTCAAGTCGGCCCGCACGCGGGTGTATCTCTATTCGTGGCCGCAGCGCATCCGCATGTTGTTCTGGCTCAAATTCCAGGCGTCGGACGACTTCCGCAGGCTGCTCACGCGGGAGAACGTGATGACCACGAAGCCGCCGGCCGCGGACGGGGAGGAGTAGTCGCGGGGCCGGGGACAGGCGCGTGGCCGGCTCCGCGCCGGCCACCGCTCGTCCCGTCCGCTACAGCTCGCCGGCCTCGGCGAGCGCCGCCAGCCTTCGCCGGTCGAGCTTGCCGTTCTGCGTCCGGGGAAGATCGTCCCGCACCGACAGCCTGTCCACGATCATGTATGTCGGCAGCCGCTCGGCGCAGCGCCGCTTGACCGCGAGCAGCGACGGCCGTGCCCCCTCCGCGGGAATCACCACCGCGTGCAGCCGGGCGGC includes:
- a CDS encoding NAD(P)/FAD-dependent oxidoreductase, which gives rise to MYDVAILGSHLETGLLAAALARQGVRVLLAGASEDSSAPAGETTVPYTAEVFNLLARRFDVPEAAAFGLFPHLPDRIRAGSGLNKSLGYLYHRPGKPQHPDECVQFVVPGEHGEWHPYRPDVDRYARELARKYGALTTPDTTEVEDAWTEDDHTARVRVTGGTTYRARFLVDAVGAGSPLARRNGGDDMTPRLKHTSRVYAAVMRDVTPFEELVAMRRYRHMAPWSQGTVNHLFDGGWLQLAAFGNHEESGNPLTSVTLSLAPDAFPDLPDDPDKVFAEVIRNYPDIERQFQDATPVRPWTAAGQWQRTAGRTYGTGWFLLGRSAVRNDMFLARDITMGMESVCALAAALVAAVREDDFSPERFARIAEFQQELSRWNDALLHAARTACTDFRLWNAYCRIWLVWQQIAHLALRRARAEGEASEGRDWSAVEKYELGGMWFDAPSGLRDIISDSLRIIDSVRTGRVTPATAADQIFGKLREAPFIPPLKILKSARTRVYLYSWPQRIRMLFWLKFQASDDFRRLLTRENVMTTKPPAADGEE